A single Rhinolophus ferrumequinum isolate MPI-CBG mRhiFer1 chromosome 12, mRhiFer1_v1.p, whole genome shotgun sequence DNA region contains:
- the LOC117031581 gene encoding forkhead box protein E1-like, producing MPLLAHRGRRSLEAGTVTSRRGRAHSPSWGPTGLAYAHPALAPLRGAQSRCGPAAGAEWGARGALAAPGRAEPNLSSASPALRPAWPGRPRPPPGPARQRRSSPARLQQPKLAAPGGNTASCASTAAAGERQNQRRSAAPARPMPPGPACPTRATASGEAPHGTLGVVVRAARSRPAAEARPGPGRERYFMVTVTFIKFRRLADLSTCHLCFWDNSKLDIAITV from the exons GCCGGTACCGTCACCTCCCGACGCGGCCGGGCACATTCCCCCTCCTGGGGACCCACTGGCCTGGCCTATGCTCACCCGGCGTTGGCCCCGCTGCGCGGCGCCCAGTCCAGATGCGGCCCGGCTGCTGGAGCGGAGTGGGGAGCGCGGGGGGCATTAGCCGCCCCTGGGCGCGCAGAGCCGAATCTCAGCAGCGCTTCGCCGGCTCTGCGCCCAGCATGGCCCGGCCGGCCCCGCCCGCCGCCCGGCCCCGCCCGCCAGCGGCGCTCCTCCCCCGCCCGCCTCCAGCAGCCCAAACTGGCTGCGCCGGGCGGCAACACCGCCTCCTGCGCCTCCACAGCCGCCGCCGGTGAGCGGCAGAACCAGCGGCGTAGCGCAGCCCCAGCGCGCCCGATGCCGCCAGGCCCAGCCTGCCCAACTCGCGCGACGGCCTCGGGCGAGGCCCCGCACGGCACTCTGGGAGTTGTAGTTCGTGCCGCGCGGTCCCGCCCGGCCGCGGAGGCACGCCCAGGACCCGGAAGAGAGAG ATATTTTATGGTCACAGTAACCTTTATAAAGTTCAGAAGACTTGCAGACCTGAGCAcctgtcacctctgcttctgGGACAACAGTAAACTTGACATCGCGATTACTGTATAG
- the COQ4 gene encoding ubiquinone biosynthesis protein COQ4 homolog, mitochondrial gives MATQLLRPLGPLRLLRRSPGPAADVPLRAASHGTSLLYPEHIPTSPLQKALLAVGSAGMALYNPYRHDMVAVLGETTGHRALKVLRDQMKKDPEGAKILQERPRISLSTLDLGQLQSLPEGSLGREYLRFLDVNRVSPDTRAPTRFVDDEELAYVIQRYREVHDMLHTLLGMPTNMLGEIVVKWFEAVQTGLPMCILGALLGPVRLSAQNLQVLVSELIPWAVQNGRRAPCVLNLYYEQRWEQPLTSLREELGITDPPYPPLMS, from the exons ATGGCGACGCAGCTGCTCCGGCCGTTGGGCCCCCTCCGCCTCCTCCGACGCTCCCCGGGGCCGGCTGCAG ATGTCCCCCTCCGAGCCGCGAGCCATGGCACCAGCCTGCTCTACCCCGAACACATCCCCACCTCCCCGCTGCAGAAGGCGCTGTTGGCGGTGGGCTCTGCCGGAATGGCCCTCTACAACCCGTATCGCCACG acATGGTTGCAGTTCTAGGGGAGACCACAGGACACCGTGCCCTGAAGGTCCTCAGGGACCAGATGAAGAAGGATCCAGAGGGTGCCAAGATCCTGCA GGAGCGTCCCCGGATCTCCCTGTCCACCCTTGACCTGGGCCAGCTCCAGAGCCTACCTGAGGGCTCCCTCGGCCGCGAATACCTCCGTTTCCTGGATGTGAAC AGGGTCTCCCCAGACACGCGAGCGCCCACCCGGTTCGTAGACGATGAGGAGCTGGCGTACGTGATCCAGCGGTACCGGGAGGTACACGACATGCTGCACACCCTGCTGGGGATGCCTACCAACATGCTGG gGGAGATCGTGGTGAAATGGTTCGAGGCTGTCCAGACCGGCCTGCCCATGTGCATCCTGGGTGCACTGCTTGGACCAGTCCGACTCAGTGCCCA GAACCTGCAAGTTCTGGTCTCGGAGCTGATCCCATGGGCAGTTCAGAACGGGCGTAGGGCCCCCTGTGTCCTGAACCTGTACTACGAGCAGCGCTGGGAGCAGCCCTTGACGTCTCTGCGGGAGGAGTTGGGCATCACAGaccccccctaccccccattAATGTCTTGA